Below is a window of Lentisphaerota bacterium DNA.
ATCCAATACGCCAAGACGTAATCTTCCGAGAGGTTGCGTTCCAATTGCCGCTGGATACCGTCGACGGCTGCGACATTGGCCAGAGCCTGTCCGGCTGTCAGCCCCGCCGCGCGCGCGCGCAGGATCTCCAGTTGCTCCGGATAGTGCAGCAGATCGGCCGAGCCGCCGGAACGAATCACCAGCAAATCCCGGTACCAGTCCTGCAGCGCGATCAAAACAGCCAGACGCCCCTCACGGTATCGCGCGCTGATGCGCGCACTCATCACATCGCATGACTCGTCACCATCACCCTCATCTTTCGCTTCGGCCCTGACCTGTTTCTCGGCCTCCTCTTTGATCGTCGCCAGCAGGGCACCGATCTGAGCGGATGTCGCCAGCGCCGACAGGGGACCCGGAGGAAGCGGCGCCGCCAGAATCTGTAACAGCTCGACGCGCCAGACGGCGTTGAGGGTGTGGACCTGATGGTCAACATCCAATCGCTGGCAGCGTGAGAGAATGGTGGGCAGGAGGTTCTGCGGACTGTCGGTGAGCAATAGAAACAGGGTCTGTGGGGGCGGTTCCTCCAGGGTCTTGAGAAAGGCGTTGGAGGCCGACGCATTCATGCGATCGGCACCCACGATGACCCCGACCTTCCAACCCCCTTCGAATGAGGTCTGTTCGATGGCTGGGAGCAACCGCTCTCGAATCTGATCAATGCTGATCTGCCGGGATTTCTTCTCGGGCACGATCCAGACGACGTCATATGCGGTTTGATCCCTGACGCGAACACAGCGGGCGCACGCGCGGCAGGGCGCATCTGGCTCCCTGCAGTAGAGCCGTTGCAAAATCCGGGTCGCCAACTCCCCCGCATCACCGCGGATGTCGCCGGTGATGATCAGGCCGCCGGGCATCCGCCCGGATGCGTGGGCATGCCGCATGCAGTCAAAGGCCGCATCAACCTGCATGACCCACCGCCTCTTCTGTTGCAGAGGGCGCTGGCAGATGGGGCAGCACCGCCTGCCAGACCTTCGCACACACCGCCTCCACCGGCTGCGCGGTGTCCAACACCCGGAAACGACGGGGTTCGCGCGACGCGAGATCGAGAAAACCGTTGCGAATTTTCTCGTGAAACGCCCGCGACTCCCGTTCAAAGCGATCGGCTGGCACCGCGCCCGCCTCTCCGGTCCGTGCATGGACGCGTTGAAATCCGATCTGCGTGCCGATATCGAACAGCAGCGTGAGGTCTGGAACCAACCCGCCGGTCGCGAACGTGTTCAACGCGCGCAGCGTATCCAAATCAAATCCGCGTCCGTAGCCCTGATAGGCCAGCGTCGAATCGGTGAAACGATCACACACCACCCACGTGCCCCGTTCCAGCGCCGGCACGATCACCTGCGCGGTCAACTGGGCGCGGCTGGCGCAAAACAGAAGCACCTCGGCGGTGGCCACCGGCGATTCCCCTGCTCCGTCGTGCTGCAAAAGCTGGCGCACCGCCTCGCCCGTCGGCGTGCCGCCGGGTTCCCGCGTGTGCAGCACGGTAACACCGCTGACGCGCAACTGCTCCGCCAGCCGCCGGCTGTGCGTGCTTTTGCCGCTCCCCTCGGGTCCTTCACAGGTGATGAACAATCCACGCATCCACGCCTACCGTTTCTTCAGTTTCTGACCGTCCTTGGAATCGCGGACCTCCCAGCCAGCGGACGCAATCGCATCGCGCAGCCGGTCGGACTCGGCCCAGTTCTTCCCTTTCCGAGCCGCGCTGCGGGCCTCAAACAACTGTTGGATCGCTGCGGGCACCGCTTCGTCGCGGACCCGCCCAAAATCGAGCACGCCCAGCACCCGGTCAAGCTGCTTGAGCAGGGCGGCAACAGCGGCCGCCTCCGCCGATGTCACCGCGCCGGCGCTCAGGGCGGCGTTGCCATCGCGCACCATCCCAAAGAGGGCCGCCAGCGCCTCGGGCAGATTCAGGTCGTCAAAAACCGCCGCGTTAAACGCATCCCGGCCGGAGGCCGCCCAGACGGGCAGCCCCTCGGACGGCTCGCAACCACCCGCCGTATCGGCGAGCTGGTCGATAAACGCATCGATGCGGGACAAGGCCGCCCGAGAGGCCTCCAGGGCGTCAAAGGTGAAGTTCAGCGGCTGGCGATAGTGGCCGCTGATCAAGACATAACGGATCCAGCGCCCCCCCCACCCTTTCGTGATCAGGTCGCGCAACGTGTAGAAGTTCCCCAGCGATTTGGACATCTTCTCGCCGTTGACGCGCAAATGGGCGCAGTGAAGCCAGTAACGGACAAACGGTTGCCCTGTGGCGCCCTCTGCCTGAGCGATCTCATTCTCGTGGTGCGGAAACAAGTTGTCGATCCCGCCGGTATGGATGTCGAATGATGCGCCGAGGTATTTCATGCTCATGGCCGAACACTCGATGTGCCAGCCGGGACGTCCCCTGCCCCACGGCGCGTCCCACGCGACTTCACCGTCCTTTTCATCCCACCCCTTCCACAGGGCGAAATCGCCGACGTTCTCTTTGTCGTACTCGTCAAGGGCAACGCGTGTGCCGATCTGCAGTCCCGCGCGGTCGAGATGGGCCAGTCGGCCGTAACGCGGAAAGGCGTCCACCTTGAAATAGACCGATCCGTCCTCCGTGCGATAGGCCAGCCCCTTGTCCAGCAGGGTCTGCACCAGCACGATCATCTCCGGGATGTGATCGGTCGCGGCGGGATAGACCTCGGCGGGCTCAATATTGAGCGCCTTCAGGTCGTCAAAAAACGCCTCGACATAGGGCTGGGTGTACGTCTTCAATGGCAGGCTGGCGGCCGATGCGCCCCGAATCGTCTTGTCGTCCACATCCGTCAAATTCATCACCTGCGTCACGCGCAACCCGGCGTAGCGGAGGGTGCGGCGCAAGAGATCCTCAAAGAGGTAGGCGCGAAAATTACCGATATGGGCGAAGTTGTAGACCGTCGGACCGCAGGTGTACAGGCGCGCATGCCCGCTTTCCAAAGGTTCGAAGGTCTCCTTGGATCGCGTCAATGTATTATAAAACTGCATCGTTCTCGATTCCTTTTATGATCCCGTCCGCGCGTCAGGTCCAGCGAGTGGCGCAACCGACGCCACGGCCATCGCGGAGATCCCCTCCCGGCGTCCAATAGCGCCCATCCCTTCGACCGTCGTAGCCTTCACCGAGACCGCCTGCACGCCGATGGACATGGCTGCGGCGAGCCTCTCGCGCATGGTCGGAATGAAC
It encodes the following:
- a CDS encoding dTMP kinase; translated protein: MRGLFITCEGPEGSGKSTHSRRLAEQLRVSGVTVLHTREPGGTPTGEAVRQLLQHDGAGESPVATAEVLLFCASRAQLTAQVIVPALERGTWVVCDRFTDSTLAYQGYGRGFDLDTLRALNTFATGGLVPDLTLLFDIGTQIGFQRVHARTGEAGAVPADRFERESRAFHEKIRNGFLDLASREPRRFRVLDTAQPVEAVCAKVWQAVLPHLPAPSATEEAVGHAG
- a CDS encoding cysteine--tRNA ligase, which gives rise to MQFYNTLTRSKETFEPLESGHARLYTCGPTVYNFAHIGNFRAYLFEDLLRRTLRYAGLRVTQVMNLTDVDDKTIRGASAASLPLKTYTQPYVEAFFDDLKALNIEPAEVYPAATDHIPEMIVLVQTLLDKGLAYRTEDGSVYFKVDAFPRYGRLAHLDRAGLQIGTRVALDEYDKENVGDFALWKGWDEKDGEVAWDAPWGRGRPGWHIECSAMSMKYLGASFDIHTGGIDNLFPHHENEIAQAEGATGQPFVRYWLHCAHLRVNGEKMSKSLGNFYTLRDLITKGWGGRWIRYVLISGHYRQPLNFTFDALEASRAALSRIDAFIDQLADTAGGCEPSEGLPVWAASGRDAFNAAVFDDLNLPEALAALFGMVRDGNAALSAGAVTSAEAAAVAALLKQLDRVLGVLDFGRVRDEAVPAAIQQLFEARSAARKGKNWAESDRLRDAIASAGWEVRDSKDGQKLKKR